In Brevinematia bacterium, a genomic segment contains:
- the secG gene encoding preprotein translocase subunit SecG — MVLTTILSVLLVINAILLVIVILLQSRGGAEIGIFGGSNLLNPFGSRAGDILSNITKILGISFMVLAFLISFSISKSTIKVPVQKQQSIEQLPQQTTEPTPQQTPQPIEQLPQQTEPLSTSQ, encoded by the coding sequence ATGGTTCTTACAACAATACTCTCAGTGCTACTCGTAATAAATGCAATACTTCTGGTAATCGTAATCCTCCTACAGAGCAGAGGAGGCGCAGAAATAGGAATATTTGGAGGAAGTAACCTCCTAAATCCCTTTGGCTCAAGAGCCGGAGATATTCTCTCAAACATAACTAAGATCCTCGGAATATCCTTCATGGTTCTAGCATTCCTAATCTCATTCTCCATATCTAAGTCTACAATAAAAGTCCCCGTCCAAAAGCAACAATCAATTGAGCAACTACCACAACAAACAACCGAACCTACACCACAACAAACACCACAACCAATTGAACAGCTACCACAACAAACCGAACCACTATCAACATCTCAGTAA
- a CDS encoding septal ring lytic transglycosylase RlpA family protein — MRWKMVIGVGIFVVTFLLSFLPICFGSQEEYFYGYISFYGEEFAGRKTASGAVFDYNKYTCASRTLPFGTILEVMNTKNGKSVVVMVNDRGPFVEGRILDISKRSAQEIDMIRDGITFARIRIVKLGSGVFSEEEYSKMVGEYYSFSKESAYEFAVQVGAFTNRALAQNLLEKLRRDGFDNSYITVKVIENTTFNRVRVGDYGDKDSAVKVRDILKKKGYETYLVSTYVEKY; from the coding sequence ATGCGATGGAAGATGGTGATAGGTGTTGGTATTTTTGTAGTTACTTTTTTGCTAAGTTTTTTGCCTATTTGCTTTGGTAGTCAGGAAGAATACTTCTATGGGTATATTTCTTTCTATGGTGAAGAGTTTGCTGGTAGGAAAACTGCAAGTGGAGCTGTGTTTGATTATAACAAATATACCTGTGCTAGTAGGACGCTTCCTTTTGGAACGATACTTGAAGTTATGAATACTAAGAATGGTAAGTCTGTTGTAGTAATGGTGAATGACAGAGGTCCTTTTGTTGAGGGTAGAATACTTGATATCTCAAAAAGGTCTGCTCAGGAAATTGATATGATAAGAGATGGTATTACTTTTGCAAGAATTAGAATTGTCAAGCTTGGAAGTGGGGTATTTTCTGAGGAAGAGTATAGTAAAATGGTAGGAGAGTATTATTCGTTTAGCAAGGAGAGTGCTTACGAATTTGCAGTCCAGGTTGGTGCTTTTACCAATAGAGCTTTAGCTCAAAATTTGCTGGAAAAGCTTAGAAGGGATGGATTTGATAACTCATATATAACTGTAAAGGTAATTGAAAACACAACATTCAATAGAGTCAGAGTAGGAGACTATGGGGATAAAGACAGTGCAGTTAAGGTCAGAGATATTTTAAAGAAGAAAGGGTATGAAACATACCTTGTGTCTACCTATGTTGAAAAATATTGA